From a region of the Candidatus Azobacteroides pseudotrichonymphae genomovar. CFP2 genome:
- the nadB gene encoding L-aspartate oxidase, with amino-acid sequence MVHRFDFLVIGSGIAGLSYSLKMANKGNVAILCKTTLEETNTFYAQGGIASVTLPWDDFEKHINDTLIAGDGLCNRNVVEKVVREAPQQIKELIRWGVNFDKDSKGSFSLHKEGGHSECRILHHKDNTGQEIQESLVNAVKHHPNIIVFDHHFAIEILTQHHLGMKVTRDTTNIECYGAYVLNERTNKIHTFLSKITMICTGGIGNIYQTTTNPLVATGDGIAIVYRAKGLVRDMEFVQFHPTALYNPMERPAFLISEALRGYGAILRTKEGKEFMHRYDSRGSLAPRDIVARAIDNEMKSSGSDFVYLDLTHINAKATRRSYPTIYKKCLSEGIDITHTYIPVIPAAHYLCGGIVVDENAKTSIHRLYAAGECSCTGLHGANRLASNSLIEAIIYADAAAQHSVVRFNQYVFNEDIPQWNAKGTSLTEEMALITQSIKEVGAIMSNYVGIVRSNLRLERAMKRLEIIYRETENLFTQSVVSRNICELRNIICVGYLVVKQAMKRKESRGLHYNIDYQKKIV; translated from the coding sequence ATGGTACATAGGTTTGATTTTTTAGTTATCGGCTCTGGTATTGCAGGATTGAGTTATTCTTTAAAAATGGCAAACAAAGGAAATGTTGCTATTCTTTGCAAAACTACCTTAGAAGAAACTAATACCTTTTATGCTCAAGGAGGAATTGCTTCCGTTACATTGCCTTGGGATGATTTTGAGAAACATATCAATGACACTTTGATTGCAGGTGATGGACTTTGTAACAGGAATGTAGTTGAAAAAGTTGTTCGCGAAGCACCTCAGCAAATAAAGGAATTGATCCGTTGGGGGGTAAATTTTGATAAAGACTCTAAAGGTTCATTTTCTTTACATAAAGAAGGGGGACATTCTGAATGTCGAATCCTTCATCACAAAGATAATACCGGACAAGAAATACAGGAAAGTTTGGTCAATGCTGTTAAACATCACCCAAATATTATTGTATTTGATCACCATTTTGCTATCGAAATTTTAACTCAACATCATTTGGGTATGAAAGTAACAAGGGATACTACAAATATAGAATGTTATGGTGCTTATGTCCTGAACGAAAGGACAAATAAAATTCATACTTTCCTTTCTAAAATTACTATGATTTGTACTGGTGGAATTGGTAATATTTATCAAACTACTACTAATCCTTTGGTTGCCACTGGCGATGGAATTGCAATTGTTTATCGAGCAAAAGGTCTAGTACGAGATATGGAATTTGTTCAGTTTCATCCAACAGCCTTGTATAATCCAATGGAACGTCCAGCTTTTTTGATTTCTGAAGCTTTGCGTGGATATGGTGCTATTTTACGAACGAAAGAGGGCAAAGAATTCATGCATCGTTATGATTCTCGTGGTTCATTAGCTCCACGAGATATCGTGGCTCGTGCTATTGATAATGAAATGAAGAGTAGTGGAAGTGATTTTGTCTATCTTGATCTTACACACATAAATGCGAAAGCAACTCGAAGATCTTATCCTACTATTTACAAGAAATGCTTAAGTGAAGGAATTGATATTACTCATACGTATATACCTGTTATACCAGCAGCTCATTACCTCTGTGGTGGTATTGTAGTAGATGAAAATGCAAAAACAAGTATTCATAGATTATATGCTGCCGGTGAATGTTCATGTACAGGATTACATGGAGCCAATCGTTTAGCTTCTAATTCATTGATTGAAGCTATTATCTATGCTGATGCTGCTGCTCAACACTCAGTTGTGCGATTTAATCAATATGTTTTTAATGAGGATATTCCTCAATGGAATGCTAAAGGGACTTCACTAACTGAAGAGATGGCTTTAATCACTCAAAGTATTAAAGAAGTTGGAGCAATTATGAGTAATTATGTAGGAATTGTTCGTTCTAATTTACGTTTGGAACGAGCGATGAAACGCTTGGAAATTATTTATCGAGAAACTGAAAATTTATTTACACAGTCAGTTGTTTCTCGCAATATTTGTGAGTTGCGTAATATTATATGTGTAGGATATCTAGTTGTTAAACAAGCAATGAAACGAAAAGAAAGTAGAGGATTACATTACAATATCGATTATCAGAAGAAAATAGTGTAA
- the era gene encoding GTPase Era, which yields MHSDIENKHKSGFVNIVGNPNVGKSTLMNTLVGGKLSIITSKAQTTRHRIIGIVNKPNVQIVFSDTPGILRPNYKLQKKMLNFSESALEDADILLYVSDIKNQLVKTDFFLKKMQQTNLPILLILNKIDLFNQKQLEQKVIEYHKILPNAEIIPISAINQFNTDYLQKRIEKLLPESPPYFEKNTITDRPARFFSTEIIREKVLLYYQKEIPYSVEVTIELFKEQKDLIWIKAIIITERDSQKKIIIGKDGKALKRIGFTARKDIEKFFDKKIFLEMHVKVEKNWRNRDNLLKRYGYKSE from the coding sequence ATGCATTCTGATATAGAAAATAAGCACAAATCTGGTTTCGTGAACATCGTAGGTAATCCTAATGTTGGAAAATCTACATTAATGAATACTCTAGTGGGAGGGAAATTATCTATTATTACTTCTAAGGCGCAAACCACTCGCCATCGAATCATAGGAATTGTTAACAAACCCAATGTACAAATTGTTTTCTCCGATACTCCAGGCATACTCCGACCCAACTACAAATTGCAAAAAAAAATGTTGAATTTTTCTGAATCAGCATTAGAAGATGCTGATATACTACTTTATGTATCTGATATTAAGAATCAGCTAGTTAAAACTGATTTTTTTCTAAAAAAAATGCAACAAACTAATTTGCCTATTCTTCTAATTCTTAATAAGATCGACCTTTTTAATCAGAAACAACTAGAACAAAAAGTAATAGAATATCATAAAATCCTTCCCAATGCAGAAATTATCCCAATATCAGCAATCAATCAATTTAACACCGATTATCTCCAAAAAAGAATTGAAAAATTACTTCCTGAATCTCCCCCTTACTTTGAAAAAAACACTATAACTGACCGTCCTGCTCGTTTTTTTTCAACCGAAATCATCCGCGAAAAGGTTCTCTTATATTATCAAAAAGAGATACCTTATTCAGTAGAAGTAACTATAGAACTTTTCAAAGAGCAAAAAGACCTTATCTGGATAAAAGCAATAATTATTACAGAAAGGGATTCTCAAAAAAAAATTATTATCGGAAAAGATGGTAAAGCACTAAAGAGAATTGGCTTTACAGCAAGAAAGGATATTGAAAAATTTTTTGATAAAAAGATATTTCTCGAAATGCATGTCAAAGTAGAAAAAAATTGGCGAAACAGAGATAATTTGCTAAAACGATATGGCTATAAATCAGAATAA
- the gap gene encoding type I glyceraldehyde-3-phosphate dehydrogenase → MIKVGINGFGRIGRMVFRAAMYNFSNDIEIVSINDLLTADYLAYLLSHDSVHGHFKGKITINGSYLVINGKKIRLTAEKDPVNLKWNEVGAEVIIESTGFFLTDETARKHIQAGAKKVIISAPSKDSTPMFVYGVNHKTYVDQCIISNASCTTNCLAPIAKVLHTKFGIVKGLMTTVHATTATQKTVDGPSSKDWRGGRGILENIIPSSTGAAKAVGKVLPELNGKLTGMAFRVPTSDVSVVDLTVILEKSATKDDIRNAMKTASEGELKGVLGYTEDAVVSSDFRGCSNTSIFDAEAGISLDGNFAKIISWYDNEWGYSNKILEMVRIIAK, encoded by the coding sequence ATGATAAAAGTAGGTATTAATGGTTTTGGACGTATCGGTCGTATGGTATTTCGTGCCGCAATGTACAATTTTTCCAACGACATTGAGATTGTAAGTATCAATGATTTATTGACTGCTGATTATTTGGCTTATCTGTTAAGCCATGATTCAGTACACGGACACTTTAAAGGTAAAATTACTATAAATGGAAGTTACCTGGTAATAAATGGTAAAAAGATTCGCTTAACGGCTGAAAAGGATCCTGTAAATTTGAAATGGAATGAGGTAGGAGCTGAAGTAATTATCGAATCAACAGGATTCTTCCTGACAGATGAAACAGCACGGAAACACATTCAAGCCGGTGCTAAAAAAGTGATTATATCTGCTCCTTCCAAGGATTCAACTCCGATGTTTGTTTATGGGGTGAATCACAAAACTTATGTGGATCAATGCATTATTTCTAATGCATCTTGTACAACCAATTGTTTAGCTCCTATTGCAAAGGTATTACATACCAAGTTTGGTATTGTTAAAGGTTTAATGACAACTGTTCATGCTACAACTGCTACACAAAAAACAGTGGATGGACCTTCTTCCAAAGATTGGAGGGGAGGACGTGGTATTCTTGAAAACATCATCCCATCTTCTACAGGTGCGGCTAAAGCCGTAGGAAAGGTACTTCCAGAATTGAATGGCAAATTGACTGGAATGGCATTTCGTGTACCAACCTCTGATGTTTCTGTTGTAGATTTAACCGTTATTCTCGAAAAATCGGCGACAAAGGACGATATTAGAAATGCTATGAAAACTGCTTCTGAAGGTGAATTGAAAGGTGTTTTGGGATATACCGAAGATGCTGTAGTGTCCAGTGATTTCCGTGGTTGCTCCAATACTTCTATTTTCGATGCAGAGGCGGGTATCTCTTTAGACGGAAATTTTGCTAAAATAATTTCTTGGTATGACAATGAATGGGGATATTCAAACAAAATACTCGAAATGGTTCGCATTATAGCGAAGTAA
- the mltG gene encoding endolytic transglycosylase MltG — translation MRNIIPLIMIVLFISRIIYCYMIIYPAFEINNPVSIYINESKNYNDLLLQLQFKAHIKNIYYFKQLALITKYIKSIKAGKYEITPQTTYLQAMQMFWNGRQKPVKLIFNNIRLKEDFASQIGNQLMLDSKALLDYLNNPSIVNSLGFDTVTIPAMFIPNTYEIYWNIPIDEFLKKMKKEYNQFWTTERLIKAKSMLLSPIEVSILASIVEEETNFKSEYPIIAGLYLNRLRKGMLLQADPTIKFAVKDFTLKRIFLKYLKTNSPYNTYKNHGLPPGPIRIPSISAIDGVLNYQNHTYLYMCAKEDLSGKHSFVTTLNEHSQNARKYHIKLNKLNI, via the coding sequence ATGAGGAATATTATTCCCCTAATAATGATAGTTTTATTCATTTCTAGAATTATTTATTGCTATATGATAATTTATCCGGCCTTTGAAATCAATAACCCTGTATCTATTTACATAAATGAGTCAAAAAATTATAACGATTTGCTATTACAATTACAATTTAAAGCACATATAAAAAATATCTACTATTTCAAACAATTGGCGTTAATTACAAAATATATAAAAAGTATAAAAGCTGGAAAATATGAAATAACACCCCAAACGACCTATTTACAAGCAATGCAAATGTTTTGGAATGGGCGACAAAAACCTGTAAAACTGATTTTTAACAATATTCGTCTGAAAGAAGACTTTGCATCACAAATAGGTAATCAATTAATGTTAGATTCTAAAGCCTTACTTGACTATCTGAATAACCCAAGCATAGTAAATTCCCTTGGTTTTGATACTGTAACCATTCCTGCGATGTTTATTCCCAATACGTACGAAATTTATTGGAATATTCCTATTGATGAATTTTTGAAAAAAATGAAAAAAGAGTACAACCAATTTTGGACAACAGAACGTTTAATAAAAGCAAAATCTATGTTGCTCTCTCCAATAGAGGTTTCTATTTTAGCCTCCATTGTAGAAGAGGAAACCAATTTCAAATCTGAATATCCTATTATAGCAGGTTTATATCTAAATCGGCTGAGAAAGGGAATGCTATTGCAAGCGGATCCCACTATTAAATTTGCTGTAAAAGATTTTACTTTAAAAAGAATATTTTTAAAGTATTTAAAAACTAATTCTCCCTACAATACTTATAAAAATCATGGATTACCTCCAGGCCCTATTAGGATACCATCTATAAGTGCTATAGATGGAGTGTTGAATTATCAAAATCACACATATTTATATATGTGTGCGAAAGAAGATCTGTCAGGAAAACATAGTTTTGTAACTACTTTGAACGAACATTCTCAAAATGCAAGAAAGTATCACATAAAATTGAACAAACTAAATATTTAA